In Dysidea avara chromosome 3, odDysAvar1.4, whole genome shotgun sequence, a single window of DNA contains:
- the LOC136249306 gene encoding uncharacterized protein, whose translation MAGMAEEKAQDKQSSDDWIKDEGDFFPVTLSYCSEEYYPIGNTPPDDLLQSITTVTQRPDVLLLGCGDLQSCLYTLWNNFDPRHTRNFKGVHFMLNDINAAVLARNILFLYLCVQMPASHGDKVKWVTSFWAIWYCHELLPDHKRVLIHALSQLLKWSDSTKSWSESADNPLKSLVKFYSPTSLSQICQVWKTWCKSRYTSTLTEMRAERSKRCEYIITDFFHHPTHQLFSYFGGILLKNISKHERIVLKDEIVSYRENGFVFAEEVLGIDFDAQTRLVNSTFIDRSDGKYRITHDLIPYRNFFFAYQLSPNKLRGYSDIPLMVEDGRFTDKPLLANSVQQFSIWMKSCAEILQSEILQSDHDIVFTFQCSDALVFCQRLHNNPSWSCFDAIYSSNLLDFVAPPSLILLALQILKPDGVLFTNIVYHTSESNTFGEYVRRAFGVECKHLQLLCGVRCVGYEDEFSNIVSIEPVPHSYGIDSAVVGVRVKSLMWQHVIATPLTNPKKEHLDFMWKTLSSSIVRYLSNDQVIFNHASTGSVVILLQAFASQLTNDCSTFQFWKQLCCLLLMENSLQKFHTSLQTQSWLHGVHLHLTLSDLNCPMCKNQNITDAIVQQIITVSADELSNKTDCFIVTANNHNSTDNLHFIDDVAISTNDNNVHAHFFVPVVFAQENYRMALWFNNVSLGGHKNEVAPKNYFFNNSIQKPPCQQSPSVLGTVIQHSGDDHQFETVITLNDLASSALNNHQLTIQQCNGRTISIVIGNYYTNISYPYTIDYGKQLSVKLSRKNKEVIITAHRTRCSLQEEPVFIVNPDNMLSFPVMLLSIADAKSFSDLSLWCDPCLPVPDTAEYHLKETIAVLLQSTTENFFSLVCDGDGEPETKFLIAVLNRVFDCRNKTPAIDVLFWHCSDQDHSVMLHWGNQIKFTNTATYQMAIKVFDYFKSCTVSTVPEENTTYQYLVKQKVKHLFTNRAVIYPLYPNGDEKIADQTACNAIVTFLNDNTEKHAFHQRPYWFKKFKANIHENRCSNCHRDSTNLNRSSCCRLVQYCSVQCQKQHWKKTHKRYCTPFPE comes from the coding sequence ATTGGATAAAGGATGAGGGAGATTTTTTTCCTGTTACTTTAAGTTATTGCAGTGAAGAGTATTATCCCATTGGTAACACTCCTCCAGATGATTTACTACAGAGCATAACTACAGTCACACAACGACCAGATGTTCTACTATTAGGATGCGGTGACTTGCAGTCTTGTCTGTACACATTATGGAACAACTTTGATCCTAGACATACACGGAATTTTAAAGGTGTACACTTCATGCTAAATGATATTAATGCAGCTGTGTTGGCCCGTAACATCTTATTTCTATATCTGTGTGTCCAAATGCCTGCTAGCCATGGTGATAAAGTGAAGTGGGTAACTTCTTTTTGGGCCATCTGGTACTGTCATGAATTGTTACCAGACCACAAAAGAGTACTCATACATGCCTTGTCACAACTTCTGAAGTGGTCAGACAGCACCAAGTCATGGAGTGAAAGTGCTGACAATCCCCTAAAATCACTTGTAAAATTTTATTCTCCTACATCTCTTTCTCAGATTTGCCAGGTATGGAAGACATGGTGCAAATCTCGATATACATCCACCCTAACAGAAATGAGGGCCGAAAGGTCTAAGCGGTGCGAATATATTATTACTGATTTTTTCCATCATCCTACACATCAGCTTTTTAGTTATTTTGGTGGTATTTTGTTGAAGAATATTTCAAAGCATGAACGTATCGTGTTAAAGGATGAAATTGTATCTTATCGTGAAAATGGGTTTGTGTTTGCAGAGGAAGTTTTAGGTATAGATTTTGATGCACAAACGAGATTGGTTAATAGTACATTTATTGACAGATCAGATGGAAAATACCGTATCACTCATGACTTGATTCCTTACCGCAATTTCTTTTTTGCATACCAGCTTTCTCCAAACAAATTGAGAGGCTATTCTGACATTCCTCTTATGGTGGAGGATGGCAGATTCACAGACAAACCACTGCTTGCTAATAGTGTTCAACAATTTTCAATATGGATGAAGTCTTGTGCTGAAATCTTACAATCTGAAATCTTACAATCTGACCATGACATTGTGTTTACATTTCAATGCTCTGATGCCTTAGTATTTTGTCAGCGCTTGCACAATAATCCATCTTGGAGTTGTTTTGATGCAATATACTCTTCTAACTTGCTTGACTTCGTTGCACCGCCCAGCCTCATACTCCTTGCACTGCAGATCTTAAAGCCTGATGGTGTTCTCTTTACAAATATTGTATACCATACATCTGAATCCAATACGTTTGGTGAATATGTAAGGAGAGCTTTTGGGGTTGAATGTAAACATTTGCAGTTGCTATGTGGAGTGAGATGTGTTGGCTATGAAGATGAGTTCTCTAACATAGTCTCCATTGAACCTGTCCCTCATAGCTATGGTATAGATAGTGCTGTAGTAGGAGTAAGGGTTAAGTCACTAATGTGGCAGCATGTCATAGCCACACCTCTTACAAATCCAAAAAAAGAACACCTTGATTTTATGTGGAAAACTTTGAGTTCTTCTATTGTCCGGTATTTAAGTAATGATCAAGTCATATTTAATCATGCTTCCACTGGTTCAGTTGTGATATTGTTGCAGGCATTTGCATCACAATTGACAAATGACTGTTCCACCTTTCAGTTTTGGAAGCAACTTTGCTGCTTGTTATTGATGGAGAACAGTTTGCAGAAATTCCACACTTCCCTACAAACACAATCTTGGTTGCATGGTGTACACCTTCATTTAACACTATCAGATTTAAACTGTCCTATGTGTAAGAACCAAAATATCACAGATGCCATTGTGCAGCAAATCATCACAGTTTCTGCTGATGAACTTTCTAATAAAACAGACTGTTTTATTGTGACTGCTAATAACCACAATAGCACTGATAATCTTCACTTTATAGATGATGTGGCAATCAGTACAAATGATAACAATGTGCATGCTCATTTCTTTGTTCCAGTTGTTTTTGCTCAAGAAAATTACAGAATGGCCTTGTGGTTTAATAATGTTTCCCTTGGTGGTCACAAGAATGAAGTGGCACCCAAAAACTACTTTTTCAACAATTCAATTCAAAAGCCACCATGTCAGCAATCACCATCTGTTCTGGGAACAGTAATCCAGCATTCTGGAGATGACCATCAGTTTGAAACTGTCATCACTCTTAATGACCTAGCCAGTTCTGCTTTGAACAATCATCAACTGACCATTCAGCAATGCAATGGTAGGACAATTAGTATTGTAATTGGTAATTATTACACTAATATTTCCTATCCATATACCATCGATTATGGTAAGCAGCTGTCTGTTAAATTATCTCGGAAGAACAAGGAGGTTATTATTACAGCTCATCGCACACGTTGCAGTCTTCAAGAAGAGCCAGTGTTTATAGTCAACCCTGACAATATGTTATCCTTTCCTGTTATGCTTCTCAGTATAGCTGATGCTAAAAGCTTTAGTGATCTTAGTTTATGGTGTGATCCATGTCTTCCTGTTCCAGATACTGCAGAATACCATCTTAAGGAAACCATAGCAGTTTTGCTTCAGAGTACTACTGAGAATTTTTTTTCCCTTGTTTGTGATGGTGATGGAGAGCCTGAAACTAAATTTTTGATAGCAGTTCTCAACAGAGTATTTGATTGCCGTAACAAAACACCTGCAATTGATGTTCTATTTTGGCATTGCTCAGATCAAGACCATTCAGTTATGTTACATTGGGGAAATCAGATAAAGTTTACAAATACTGCCACATACCAAATGGCCATCAAAGTATTTGATTATTTTAAAAGTTGCACAGTATCTACAGTACCAGAAGAGAATACCACTTACCAATACCTTGTAAAGCAAAAGGTAAAGCATCTTTTCACCAACCGAGCTGTCATTTATCCACTCTACCCTAATGGTGATGAGAAGATTGCAGATCAAACTGCCTGTAACGCTATTGTCACTTTCCTCAATGATAATACTGAAAAACATGCATTTCACCAGAGGCCATACTGGTTCAAAAAATTCAAAGCAAATATTCATGAAAATAGATGTAGTAATTGTCATCGTGATAGCACTAATCTTAATAGAAGTTCGTGTTGTCGTTTGGTGCAGTACTGCAGTGTTCAATGTCAAAAACAACACTGGAAGAAAACTCACAAGCGATACTGTACACCATTCCCCGAGTAA
- the LOC136249308 gene encoding leucine-rich repeat flightless-interacting protein 2-like, whose amino-acid sequence MMSTIERKNSIGDFRKRQNSRTTEKESETLSKITTKADEDREQRRLKKLEAQKIRQQKIAEERRYSDDDDEGSGSGRGTPVRERPSRVITKPVSSYSSSSTIASNGIEESKPIPERLQELEQKYKDSMVSNAQLHNEKTALFHQVDALKDKIEDTEQIVTELKAEIQRQKSEFHHHKHEQEVLSLEISSLKAQVEFRDNFISEHGLSLPTFGGEEDENNKQPSSLNTSKSDSNSLDRQSLLKKIDELTTELESMKNHQLNPVLEGQNPTDIVRESTKLVSEYKAKLQQSEADNAKLEGTVSRLEGNVKRLKGQVENLEKQEDELINERRKQAREIRRLQQECDELKTDNELLQRRIETLRRRRDRPET is encoded by the exons ATGATGAGTACGATAGAAAGGAAGAACTCGATAGGTGACTTCAGGAAAAGACAAAATTCTCGGACCACAGAAAAGGAGAGCGAGACACTCAGCAAAATCACTACCAAG GCTGATGAAGACAGAGAGCAGAGAAGGTTGAAGAAACTTGAAGCACAGAAGATACGACAACAGAAAATTGCTGAAGAG CGACGTTATTCTGATGACGATGATGAAGGCTCGGGTTCTGGTAGAGGTACACCTGTAAGGGAGAGACCATCAAGGGTTATAACTAAG CCTGTTAGTTCGTACTCATCATCATCGACTATTGCCAGTAATGGAATTGAGGAGAGCAAGCCAATTCCT GAAAGACTACAGGAACTGGAACAGAAATATAAAGACTCAATGGTGTCTAATGCTCAACTACACAATGAAAAGACAGCATTGTTTCATCAAGTGGATGCATTAAAAGACAA AATAGAAGATACTGAACAGATAGTAACAGAACTCAAAGCTGAAATTCAAAGACAAAAATCG GAGTTTCATCATCACAAACACGAACAAGAAGTATTAAGCTTAGAGATTAGCTCTCTTAAAGCACAAGTAGAATTTAGGGataattttatttct GAACATGGTCTGTCTCTGCCCACATTTGGTGGTGAAGAGGATGAAAACAACAAACAGCCATCTTCATTGAATACTTCTAaatcag ACTCTAATAGTTTAGATCGCCAATCATTACTTAAAAAG ATTGATGAACTGACTACAGAATTAGAGTCAATGAAAAATCACCAACTCAATCCAGTCCTGGAAGGACAAAATCCAACTGATATAGTTC GTGAATCAACTAAACTTGTCAGTGAGTACAAGGCTAAGTTACAACAATCTGAAGCAGATAATGCCAAATTAGAAGGAACT GTTAGTAGATTGGAAGGAAATGTTAAAAGACTAAAAGGCCAAGtagaaaatttg GAGAAGCAAGAAGATGAACTAATTAATGAGAGACGAAAACAGGCAAGAGAG ATTCGAAGATTACAACAAGAATGTGATGAACTGAAAACAGACAATGAACTACTACAGAGAAGAATTGAGACGTTAAGAAGACGACGGGACAGACCAGAGACATAA